The genome window CCGCCGACGCGCTGGAAGCGGCCGGCATCATCGCCAACATGAACGGTGTGCCCAACGACTCGCGCCCGCCACGCCTCACCAGCGGCGTCCGCCTCGGCACCGCCGCTTTGACGACGCGCGGCCTTGTCGAAGACGACATCCACCACGTCGCCAACTTCATCGACCGCGCCTTCGCCGCCGTCGGCGACGACGCAACGCTCGCGAGCCTCCGGTCCGAAGTCTCAGTATTCGCGGGCCGGTTTCCGATGCCGAGCTGAGGGCATGGCACGCGCTGCCGAGCGGTACGAGGATTTTGAGCCCAAAGACCGGGCCTCATGGCGTCGCTGGCTTCAGCGGCATCACGCCAAGTCGGCGGGTGTTTGGCTGATCCGGCTGAAGCAGTCGGCAGGGCCGACGAACATCACGTACGACGAGGCATGCGAGGAGGCCATCTGTTTTGGCTGGGTCGACTCCCTGCCGCGGAAGCTGGACGAGACGCGGAGCAGGCTGCTCGTCACGCCGCGTAAACCCGGCAGCGGCTGGTCGAAGCCGAACAAGGATCGCGTGGCGAAGCTCGAGGCTGCCGAGCTGATGACGCCTGCCGGGCGGGCCGTCATCGACGCTGC of Planctomycetota bacterium contains these proteins:
- a CDS encoding serine hydroxymethyltransferase (catalyzes the reaction of glycine with 5,10-methylenetetrahydrofolate to form L-serine and tetrahydrofolate) produces the protein ADALEAAGIIANMNGVPNDSRPPRLTSGVRLGTAALTTRGLVEDDIHHVANFIDRAFAAVGDDATLASLRSEVSVFAGRFPMPS
- a CDS encoding YdeI/OmpD-associated family protein gives rise to the protein MARAAERYEDFEPKDRASWRRWLQRHHAKSAGVWLIRLKQSAGPTNITYDEACEEAICFGWVDSLPRKLDETRSRLLVTPRKPGSGWSKPNKDRVAKLEAAELMTPAGRAVIDAAKADGSWTKLDAVERLDVPGDLAAALDDHDGARREWDDFPRSVKRGILEWILQAKKAETRAKRVAETASKAAIGERANQWRSKTRT